A single Mytilus trossulus isolate FHL-02 chromosome 12, PNRI_Mtr1.1.1.hap1, whole genome shotgun sequence DNA region contains:
- the LOC134692151 gene encoding homeobox protein SMOX-3-like, whose translation METTQPKGRNKHFVLKKRRRRTIINSKDLEKLESLFKTSKWPDRAQKVRLSKAIGKTENFISTWFQNRRARMRRLARQKDLLDDVDIGNPKSQVDLKITDVPEDESSGRLHKYRSRSYSNPNIHLNDATSTHELEVDSQDDDTTHTRHDATLDPSNAQNTCEQLTVSPMEEIKRSDQLTNTLASLGNKNTTFVKMTKAPNDVVPSERRILVETPKEVPCSTDSTSWDNVFRRIVDMMAASESVMPKSDASFPFAVKDAALGIRLKDGKLFYSKQYGLDFEDSN comes from the exons ATGGAGACCACTCAACCAAAAGGGAGAAACAAACATTTCGTTCTCAAAAAAAGAAGACGTAGGACAATAATTAATTCCAAAGACCTTGAAAAACTGGAAAGTTTATTCAAAACATCCAAATGGCCAGACAGGGCTCAAAAAGTAAGATTGTCGAAAGCAATAGGGAAAACTGAGAATTTCATCAGCACATGGTTTCAGAATAGACGAGCAAGAATGAGACGTCTGGCGAGACAAAAAGATTTATTAGATGATGTTGATATAGGTAATCCTAAAAGTCAAGTTGACCTAAAAATAACTGATGTTCCGGAAGACGAGTCCAGCGGGAGGCTTCACAAATACAGATCTAGATCCTATAGTAATCCAAATATTCATCTCAACGATGCAACATCAACACACGAGCTTGAAGTTGATAGCCAAGATGATGATACCACACACACAAGACATGACGCAACGTTAGATCCATCTAATGCTCAAAACACATGCGAGCAGTTAACAGTTTCGCCCATGGAAGAGATAAAAAGAAGCGACCAACTTACAAACACTCTTGCCAGTCTTGGAAACAAAAATACGACGTTTGTGAAGATGACCAAAGCTCCAAATGACGTT gTACCATCTGAACGAAGAATATTGGTAGAAACACCCAAAGAAGTGCCATGCTCAACCGACTCTACGTCCTGGGACAACGTATTCCGAAGAATCGTCGATATGATGGCAGCTTCGGAATCTGTTATGCCAAAGTCAGACGCTTCATTTCCGTTTGCAGTGAAAGATGCAGCACTTGGAATCCGTCTTAAGGATGGAAAGCTTTTTTACAGCAAACAATATGGACTAGATTTTGAGGATTCGAACTAA